The genomic interval AACGGGCGGGCGATCGGCACGGTGGCCGAGCTGCGGCAGGCGGTGGCCGCGCTGAAGCCGGGGCAGGTGGTCTCCATCACCGCGCGCTTCAACGACGGCTCGCACACCATCGTCAACTTCCGCGCGCGGAGCTGAGATGAAGAAGATGCGCGGCAGACGGCGCGGCATCCTCGTCAGCGGCGGCTGAGCGGGGCGGCGCGGCGAGGGAGGGAGATGACGGAAGCTGCGGGCCGGGGAGAGCGATCTCCCCGGCCCGCACCTGTTTACGCGTGCCGCATTGGCAACGGAATGTTGCATCCTGCCACGTTGCATTGCTGCAACATCGGGCAGGTGGACATTCCGCACGAAGGCAAATCGTTGCGCCGCAACGGTTTTTCCGATTCTCTCGGCGCGGTCCCGCGCTTGCCCCTGTGGCTGGTAACGCCGCGGCGACCCGGCCGACCCTCGCCGCGCGCCCACCTCCCAGAAACGAGTCCCCGTATGAGCACCCAGATCGAGCCCTCCGCCCGCGCCGTTTCCCTTCCGCACCGCCGCACCGGCGCCGCGGAAGCCACCTCGCTGAGCCGCGACTTCGGCGACGCGCTGCGCTCCGCGATGCGCCAGTACGTGGAGTCGATGGGCGGGGTGCCGATGATGTACCAGATCGGCGCGCTGGCGGTGCAGCCGGTGGGCTCGCGCATTCGTGTGGACGGTGGCGCGGAGTCGTGCACGGTCACGGCTCTCTTCCCCGGCATCCAGGTGCGCGCGATCGCCCGCTCGCCGGGGGGATGGTTCGCGCTGGTGCCCACCCCCGGCTTCCGCGCCGACGGAAGCGCGGTGCTCTGCTCCCCCGGCTCGCCCGCGCCGCGCGAGGCGCTTCCCGAGTGGCTGGGCTCCACGCCGCCCGTCCTGCTCTGAGGTTGGAAGTGCCGAGTGCTGAGTGCTGAGTGCTGAGTGCCGAGTGCCGAGTGCTGAGTGCTGAGTGCTGAGTGCTGAGTGCTGAGTGCTGAGTGCTGAGTGCTGAGTGCTGAGTGCTGGGAGACATCGGAAGACGGGGCGCGCGGCGGATTGACATCGCCGTGCGCCCCGTCTACCTTCGCGCGTCCACCCTCCATCCCCATAGCCGACGAGCGAGCCGAAAGTGCTGCTGGGTGCCCACGTTTCCACCGCGGGCGGATGCCGCAACGCGCCGCAGCGCGGGGCCGACATCGGCGCCACCGCCATCCAGATCTTCACCAAGCAGCCCAACCGCTGGGCCGAGGTGGAGGTGAGCGACGAGGAGTGCGACCTGTACCGCGGCGGGATCCACACCCACGGGGTGCGCTACGCCGTGGCGCACGACAGCTACCTGATCAACCTGGCCACCGCCGACCCGGTGCTGCGCGAGCGCTCGTACGCCGCCTTCCGCGGCGAGCTGCGGCGCGCGGTGCGGCTGGGGCTGGACGCGCTGGTCACCCACCCCGGCAATGCCACCGACGGCGACGTGGCGCGCGGCCTGTGGCAGAACGCCGAGCTGATCGCCCAGGCGATGGAGGAGGAGGGCGGCACGGTGGAGGTGCTGCTGGAGACCACCGCCGGCTCGGGCAAGGTGCTGGGCTCGCGCTTCGAGGAGCTGCGGGAGATGATCGACCGCATCCCGCCCGCGGTGCGCGGCCGCGTGGGCGTGTGCGTGGACACCTGCCACGTGTACGCGGCCGGGTACGACCTGCGGGGCGATTACGACGGCGTGATCGCCCAGTTCGCGGACGTGATCGGGCTGGACCGGCTGCGCTTGTTCCACCTGAACGACTCGATGACGCCGTTCGCCAGCAAGCGCGACCGCCACGCCGCCATCGGCG from Longimicrobium sp. carries:
- a CDS encoding deoxyribonuclease IV; protein product: MLLGAHVSTAGGCRNAPQRGADIGATAIQIFTKQPNRWAEVEVSDEECDLYRGGIHTHGVRYAVAHDSYLINLATADPVLRERSYAAFRGELRRAVRLGLDALVTHPGNATDGDVARGLWQNAELIAQAMEEEGGTVEVLLETTAGSGKVLGSRFEELREMIDRIPPAVRGRVGVCVDTCHVYAAGYDLRGDYDGVIAQFADVIGLDRLRLFHLNDSMTPFASKRDRHAAIGEGSLGDEPFRRLMNDERFAHVPRVLETPKELPEDPKDLVTLDRRNLARLRAFLEA